One window of the Triticum dicoccoides isolate Atlit2015 ecotype Zavitan chromosome 3B, WEW_v2.0, whole genome shotgun sequence genome contains the following:
- the LOC119274564 gene encoding LEAF RUST 10 DISEASE-RESISTANCE LOCUS RECEPTOR-LIKE PROTEIN KINASE-like 1.2: protein MPMMLPPLLLLQLASLLRSATATTGTGGNGSCTPESCGDLTIRYPFSLAGVQPLYCGYPAFDLTCDNGTRGAYLSNTFRERLFAVSDIFYANNSMVVAVQTAFAGDTGCPVPDFNVTASLALFPFDISATNKRLVFFYNCAVPAEFLLRRKCANHTMGAYISNRSWDAGEGGTPPQGVSTNCNSVSVPVRRGMEPAQLHYDYVRLIRDGFLLKLPPVLGDCDRCRRMNGGECRFDQFSFKCVCGPDGKLCPNSTQPSSPTPPDTDTSAKDVGIKYVTGITSAVLFVIVLGLVCHLIQLNRAKNKKRSASMDGLIREGSPLASLRKEFNLAGSPCTHIFTYEELDAATDGFGNANELGAGGFGTVYKGVLRDGSVVAVKRLYKNSYKGVEQFANEVDILSRLRHPNLVALYGCTSSSPTCRDLLLVYEFVPNGTLADHLHHGKEDPLLLPWPTRLGIAVETAAALVYLHAHQVLHRDVKTTNILLDDGFHVKVADFGLSRLFPADGATQHVSTAPQGTPGYVDPAYQRRYQLTDKSDVYSFGVVLVELVSSRPAVDMAQAGTDVNLACMAVRMIQCCEIERLVDPRLGYGSSASETKGTIDMVAEVAFRCLQPEQDVRPSIGEVLDVLRQAHQRITDGAVLVKKSRDGSPDSVMNQWISPSTTSNYSS, encoded by the exons ATGCCCATGATGCTGCCGCCGCTGCTGCTTCTCCAGCTCGCCTCCTTGCTCCGCTCAGCCACAGCCACCACCGGCACCGGCGGCAACGGGAGCTGCACGCCGGAGTCATGCGGGGACCTCACAATCAGGTACCCCTTCTCCCTTGCCGGCGTGCAGCCGCTCTACTGCGGCTACCCAGCCTTCGACCTCACCTGCGACAACGGCACCCGCGGCGCCTACCTGAGCAACACGTTCAGGGAGCGCCTCTTCGCGGTCAGCGACATATTCTACGCCAACAATTCCATGGTGGTCGCCGTGCAGACCGCCTTCGCCGGCGACACGGGCTGCCCCGTCCCCGACTTCAACGTGACGGCCAGCCTCGCCCTCTTCCCGTTCGACATCAGCGCAACCAACAAGCGCCTGGTGTTCTTCTACAACTGCGCCGTGCCCGCTGAGTTCTTGCTGCGGCGGAAGTGCGCCAACCACACGATGGGGGCGTACATCTCGAATCGCAGCTGGGACGCCGGCGAAGGCGGCACGCCACCGCAGGGGGTTTCCACCAACTGTAACTCGGTGAGCGTGCCGGTGCGCCGAGGAATGGAGCCAGCTCAGCTGCACTACGACTACGTGCGGCTGATCAGGGATGGATTCCTCCTGAAGCTGCCGCCGGTGCTGGGGGACTGCGACCGATGCAGACGGATGAACGGCGGGGAGTGCAGGTTCGATCAGTTCTCGTTCAAGTGCGTCTGCGGCCCCGACGGGAAGCTCTGCCCCAATTCCACCCAACCGAGCTCACCAACTCCTCCAG ATACAGATACAAGTGCAAAGGATGTTGGAATAAAGTATGTCACAG GAATCACAAGTGCTGTTCTGTTTGTCATCGTACTGGGACTCGTGTGCCATCTCATACAACTCAaccgagccaagaacaagaaacggTCTGCGTCAATGGACGGCCTCATCCGTGAAGGATCGCCGCTGGCATCGCTCCGGAAGGAGTTCAACCTCGCCGGCTCACCGTGCACCCACATCTTCACCTACGAGGAGCTCGACGCGGCCACCGACGGCTTCGGCAACGCCAACGAGCTCGGCGCCGGCGGCTTCGGCACAGTCTACAAAG GGGTTCTCCGGGACGGGAGCGTGGTGGCGGTGAAGCGGCTGTACAAGAACAGCTACAAGGGCGTGGAGCAGTTCGCCAACGAGGTGGACATCCTCTCGCGGCTGCGCCACCCCAACCTCGTCGCGCTCTACGGCTGCACCTCCTCCTCGCCGACCTGCCGCGACCTCCTTCTCGTCTACGAGTTCGTCCCCAATGGCACGCTCGCCGACCACCTCCACCACGGCAAGGAagaccccctcctcctcccgtggccgacccgccttggcatcGCCGTCGAGACGGCCGCCGCGCTGGTCTACCTCCACGCGCACCAGGTCCTGCACCGGGACGTGAAGACGACCAACATCCTGCTGGACGACGGGTTCCACGTCAAGGTGGCCGACTTCGGGCTGTCCCGGTTGTTCCCGGCCGACGGTGCCACGCAGCACGTGTCCACGGCGCCGCAGGGCACCCCCGGGTACGTCGACCCGGCGTACCAACGCCGGTACCAGCTCACGGACAAGAGCGACGTGTACAGCTTCGGCGTGGTCCTCGTCGAGCTGGTGTCCTCCAGGCCTGCGGTGGACATGGCCCAGGCCGGCACCGACGTGAACCTGGCATGCATGGCCGTGCGCATGATACAGTGCTGCGAGATCGAACGGCTGGTCGACCCGCGGCTCGGGTACGGGTCGTCAGCGAGCGAGACGAAGGGGACGATCGACATGGTCGCCGAGGTGGCGTTCCGGTGCCTGCAGCCGGAGCAGGACGTGCGGCCGTCCATCGGCGAGGTGCTGGACGTGCTCAGACAGGCGCACCAGAGGATTACGGATggcgcggtgttggtgaagaagagCAGAGACGGGTCGCCTGACTCCGTGATGAACCAGTGGATCAGCCCATCAACCACCTCCAATTATAGCAGTTGA
- the LOC119274565 gene encoding uncharacterized protein LOC119274565: MGLKKPQPAPEPEPEPQVLVPPVFDFPPLAARTRMLVPAYELMFGKLARRSLFDDYFHSGGVDAHIVLKQLGDSHAHLNATMSTNGGEAHFRWQRDLNDPHTFVDLLVSTLKPTMRLSSSVYYPKYGIGAFGTFPLNMANRACSADYGVMGLRYGSENLSIGASFVPFPSPGEVPYDAWLAGRKGNLSAGVQYKPLGGSKHPMPFTDLKNWNFAIGYGLGSTSPLSPSFTFALELIRSSQLVASFYQHHISGKELKYRGEPDIFGTLNYIDLGLELATRVDKDKPTDDVGNSSFQVAASWQLNTDLLVKGKLGPSKSSAALAYKFPPFFTCSVTVENDHLKGTRSYGLGIGVEDFREPRCQTLDQDCKVLKQHGMDVDGKERVLEFDFGPGNYDNLPTGLKPIDKIL; encoded by the exons ATGGGGCTCAAGAAGCCGCAGCCggcgccggagccggagccggagccgcagGTGCTAGTGCCGCCCGTCTTCGACTTCCCTCCCTTGGCCGCCCGCACCAG GATGTTGGTCCCGGCATATGAGCTCATGTTCGGGAAGCTCGCGCGACGCAGCCTCTTTGATGACTATTTCCATTCTGGGGGAGTGGACGCGCATATTGTGTTGAAGCAGTTGGGAGATTCTCATGCTCATCTGAATGCCACT ATGTCGACAAATGGGGGGGAAGCTCACTTTCGATGGCAGAG GGATTTGAACGACCCCCATACATTTGTGGACTTACTTGTGTCAACTTTGAAACC TACAATGCGGCTGTCTTCAAGCGTTTACTATCCCAAGTATGGTATTGGCGCCTTTGGGACGTTCCCTTTGAATATGGCAAACAG AGCATGCTCAGCAGATTATGGCGTCATGGGTTTAAGATATGGTTCAGAGAATCTATCAATTGGGGCCTCCTTCGTCCCATTTCCTT CGCCTGGTGAGGTACCCTACGATGCATGGTTGGCTGGGAGAAAAGGGAATTTAAGTGCAGGCGTACAATACAAACCACTAG GTGGAAGCAAGCATCCTATGCCTTTTACAGACTTGAAGAACTGGAATTTTGCAATCGGTTATGGTCTGGGCTCAACTAGCCCACTCAGCCCTTCATTTACTTTTGCACTAGAGCTCATTAGAAGTTCACAG CTGGTTGCATCATTCTATCAGCACCATATTTCTGGAAAG GAACTAAAGTATCGGGGTGAACCTGATATTTTTGGAACTTTAAACTACATTGATCTTGGACTTGAGCTGGCCACAAG GGTGGATAAAGACAAACCAACAGACGATGTTGGCAATTCCTCGTTTCAGGTAGCTGCAAGTTGGCAGCTCAATACTGATTTACTTGTAAAG GGGAAGTTAGGCCCCTCCAAGTCTTCTGCAGCATTGGCATATAAGTTTCCACCCTTCTTTACATGTAGTGTCACAG TTGAAAATGATCATTTGAAAGGTACGAGATCGTATGGATTGGGAATTGGTGTTGAGGATTTCAGAGAGCCCAG ATGCCAAACACTTGATCAAGATTGTAAGgtgttgaaacaacatgggatggaCGTCGATGGAAAGGAGCGTGTCCTCGAGTTTGACTTTGGTCCTggcaactatgacaatttaccaacGGGGTTGAAGCCTATCGACAAAATATTGTAA